One segment of Rhodanobacter thiooxydans DNA contains the following:
- a CDS encoding FecR family protein has translation MPRFAESPVSWRRRWRALAFMLLCVAAGLTHAQSGADDSADPPSRVARLSYIAGDLGFLPAGARDWSDANINRPLTTGDKLSTAQGARAELEFGGGTLRIDGRTDFGLLDLNDNLAQVELTQGTLSLTVRHLDDGQSYEIDTPTVALVVDQPGTFRVDVDDRDGSTRVTAFDGGATVFGENNAQRPINPGRSYRFNDASLSMVTITDIDGGDAFDDWASRRDHRYAQSGSVRYVSDEVVGYQDLDQYGAWRDTGEYGAVWFPRDVGPGWAPYRNGHWAYIAPWGWTWVDDAPWGFAPYHYGRWAYVGGGWGWIPGPRSVRPIYAPALVAFVGGGGWSVGIGTAPVGWFPLGPGEVYNPWYRCDRDYYTRVNVTNIYVHNTVNRTTVINNINNQYNYYRTGRPFREARYANRMAPRGFTAVPGRSFAEGRRVQRDLLNVDPRKLASAPVPVRGIDRLRPQDNANRPPRSAHVRDLPAGGFDREVVARRAPPAVREAAFRPSDNRFATPRSNVRVLDDTGRSGRSQRPDLTDRNDAGPRRPATLPGQPPVVPRITAASPGNQPQTPRDAAELRSARFAHPRGRDDANRPEAVPRPAVSYIAPAAEDRSRANPDNRPLPSEPAPIRRAESRRLPTPADDGRFQRYPSERAMQQQRPQPMEPTSREPAAPRFQRPEPASREYVREAPRPLPAPDRSEPMPRYEPQQRAMPEPRGMPEPRAMPEPRAMPEPRGMSEPRAMPEQRAMSEPRAMPEQRAMPQPRAESPRPQRGEPQPSNRKQQAREDQGQR, from the coding sequence ATGCCCAGGTTTGCCGAGTCCCCTGTTTCGTGGCGCCGTCGCTGGCGGGCACTGGCGTTCATGCTGCTGTGCGTGGCTGCCGGCCTGACCCACGCGCAATCCGGTGCCGACGACAGCGCCGACCCGCCGAGCCGGGTGGCACGGCTGTCGTACATCGCCGGCGACCTCGGCTTTCTGCCTGCCGGCGCTAGGGACTGGAGCGACGCCAACATCAACCGCCCGCTGACCACCGGCGACAAGTTGTCCACCGCCCAGGGTGCGCGCGCCGAGCTGGAGTTCGGCGGCGGCACGCTGCGCATCGACGGGCGGACCGACTTCGGCCTGCTCGACCTCAACGACAACCTGGCCCAGGTCGAGCTGACCCAGGGCACGCTCAGTCTCACCGTGCGCCACCTCGACGACGGCCAGAGCTACGAAATAGACACTCCCACGGTGGCGCTGGTGGTCGACCAGCCCGGCACGTTCCGCGTCGACGTCGACGACCGCGACGGCAGCACCCGGGTCACCGCGTTCGACGGCGGCGCCACCGTGTTCGGCGAGAACAATGCGCAGCGCCCGATCAACCCCGGGCGCAGCTACCGCTTCAACGACGCCAGCCTGTCCATGGTGACGATCACCGACATCGACGGCGGCGACGCATTCGACGACTGGGCCAGTCGGCGCGACCACCGCTACGCGCAGTCCGGCAGCGTCCGCTACGTCTCCGACGAGGTGGTCGGCTACCAGGACCTCGACCAGTACGGCGCATGGCGGGACACCGGCGAGTACGGCGCGGTGTGGTTCCCGCGCGACGTCGGCCCCGGCTGGGCGCCGTACCGCAACGGCCACTGGGCCTACATCGCGCCGTGGGGCTGGACCTGGGTGGACGATGCGCCGTGGGGCTTCGCGCCGTATCACTATGGCCGCTGGGCCTACGTGGGCGGCGGCTGGGGCTGGATCCCGGGGCCGCGCAGCGTGCGCCCGATCTACGCGCCAGCGCTGGTTGCCTTCGTCGGCGGCGGTGGCTGGTCGGTCGGCATCGGCACTGCGCCGGTGGGCTGGTTCCCGCTCGGTCCGGGCGAGGTCTACAACCCGTGGTACCGCTGCGACCGCGACTACTACACGCGCGTCAACGTCACCAACATCTACGTGCACAACACCGTCAACCGCACCACCGTCATCAACAACATCAACAACCAGTACAACTACTACCGCACGGGCCGTCCGTTCCGTGAGGCCCGCTACGCCAACCGCATGGCACCGCGCGGCTTCACCGCCGTGCCCGGCCGCAGTTTCGCCGAGGGGCGCCGGGTGCAACGCGACCTGCTCAATGTCGATCCGCGCAAGCTCGCCAGCGCACCGGTGCCGGTGCGCGGCATCGATCGCTTGCGCCCGCAGGACAACGCCAACCGGCCGCCGCGCAGCGCGCACGTGCGCGACCTGCCCGCCGGCGGCTTCGACCGTGAGGTGGTAGCGCGTCGCGCACCGCCAGCGGTTCGCGAGGCTGCCTTCCGCCCCAGCGACAACCGCTTCGCCACGCCGCGCAGCAACGTGCGCGTGCTCGACGACACAGGGCGGTCCGGGCGCAGCCAGCGCCCGGACCTGACCGACCGCAACGACGCCGGCCCGCGCCGGCCGGCGACCCTGCCCGGGCAGCCTCCGGTCGTGCCGCGCATCACCGCGGCCAGCCCCGGGAACCAGCCGCAGACGCCGCGTGACGCTGCCGAGCTGCGCTCGGCCCGCTTCGCCCATCCGCGTGGCCGCGACGACGCAAACCGCCCCGAGGCGGTGCCGCGCCCGGCCGTCAGCTACATTGCGCCCGCCGCCGAAGATCGGTCGCGCGCGAACCCCGACAACCGCCCGCTGCCGTCGGAGCCGGCGCCGATCCGTCGCGCCGAATCCCGCCGCCTGCCAACGCCAGCGGACGATGGTCGCTTCCAGCGCTACCCGTCCGAACGCGCCATGCAACAGCAGCGACCGCAGCCGATGGAACCGACATCACGCGAACCGGCCGCGCCGCGCTTCCAGCGGCCCGAGCCCGCTTCGCGCGAGTACGTGCGCGAAGCACCACGCCCGCTGCCCGCGCCGGACCGCAGCGAACCGATGCCGCGCTACGAGCCGCAGCAACGCGCGATGCCGGAACCGCGCGGCATGCCGGAACCTCGCGCAATGCCGGAACCCCGCGCAATGCCGGAGCCGCGCGGCATGTCGGAACCCCGCGCCATGCCAGAGCAACGCGCGATGTCGGAACCCCGCGCCATGCCGGAGCAACGCGCAATGCCGCAGCCGCGCGCCGAATCACCGCGCCCGCAACGCGGTGAGCCGCAACCGTCCAACCGCAAGCAGCAGGCGCGGGAGGATCAGGGGCAGCGCTGA
- the ltrA gene encoding group II intron reverse transcriptase/maturase codes for MDANTLGDVASARWNQWHTIPWAEAFQHVRRLQARIAKAAKDENWRAVKRLQKLLVRSTTARAVAVRRVTENQGRKTPGVDGLTWSTPKEKWKAISALDSRGYRPKPLRRIHIPKANGGKRPLGIPTMKDRTMQALHWLALDPVAETRGDLNSYGFRSGRSTADAIAQCHNALSREHSPQWVLEGDIKACFDNISHDWLVRNVPMDRRLLEKWLKAGFVEGRKLFPTDAGTPQGGIISPCLANLALDGMERMLKDSLPRRDKVNFIRYADDFVVTAISKEVLEAKVKPLIVGFLSERGLVLSEKKTKITHVTEGFDFLGWHVQRHKKFLNIVPSKRNAKAFYAKVSDRLRELRGARQDDVVFALNPILRGWANYHKIVHASRTFAKLDYQITRALWRWATRRHPMKGKRWIKRRYFRRDDSRDWLFRTDMSNLMHLAKIPMVKHVKVRSDTNPYDPKDEAYFDERLTRRMRSTLQGRRRLHWLWNRQEGICPICSAKITKTTGWNVHHVVWRVYGGSDKLSNLQLLHPTCHTQLHARGAKG; via the coding sequence ATGGACGCCAATACCCTTGGCGATGTCGCCTCCGCGCGCTGGAACCAGTGGCACACGATCCCGTGGGCCGAAGCGTTCCAACACGTCAGGAGGTTGCAGGCACGCATAGCGAAGGCAGCAAAGGACGAAAACTGGCGCGCCGTGAAACGGTTGCAAAAGTTGCTAGTCCGCTCGACTACCGCACGAGCAGTCGCGGTGCGTCGAGTTACGGAGAACCAAGGCCGGAAGACCCCCGGTGTGGATGGCCTCACTTGGTCCACACCCAAGGAGAAGTGGAAGGCGATATCAGCGCTGGATTCGCGCGGGTACCGTCCCAAGCCACTTCGCAGGATCCACATCCCGAAAGCCAACGGCGGGAAGAGGCCCTTGGGCATACCGACGATGAAGGACCGAACCATGCAGGCGCTGCACTGGCTTGCACTCGATCCTGTCGCGGAAACCCGAGGTGACCTCAACTCGTACGGCTTTCGCTCCGGACGCTCAACGGCAGATGCCATCGCCCAGTGCCACAACGCACTGAGCCGAGAACATTCGCCGCAATGGGTACTGGAGGGCGATATCAAAGCGTGCTTCGACAACATCAGCCATGACTGGCTGGTGCGCAACGTGCCGATGGATCGGCGCTTGCTGGAGAAGTGGCTCAAAGCCGGGTTTGTGGAGGGTCGGAAACTGTTCCCGACGGATGCAGGTACGCCACAGGGCGGGATCATTTCCCCGTGCTTGGCAAACCTGGCGTTGGACGGCATGGAGCGGATGTTGAAAGACAGCCTCCCACGCCGGGACAAGGTGAATTTCATCCGGTATGCGGACGACTTTGTGGTGACTGCGATCTCGAAGGAGGTCTTGGAAGCCAAGGTCAAGCCGCTGATCGTGGGTTTCCTATCCGAGCGCGGATTAGTGCTCTCGGAAAAGAAGACAAAAATCACTCACGTGACGGAGGGGTTCGATTTCCTTGGCTGGCATGTTCAGAGGCACAAGAAATTTCTGAACATTGTCCCGTCGAAACGAAACGCCAAGGCGTTCTACGCAAAGGTCAGCGATCGGCTACGCGAGTTACGAGGTGCAAGGCAGGACGACGTGGTGTTCGCCCTCAACCCGATTCTCCGGGGATGGGCCAACTACCACAAAATCGTGCATGCATCACGGACGTTTGCGAAGCTCGATTACCAGATCACGCGCGCGCTATGGCGATGGGCAACGCGTCGGCATCCCATGAAGGGCAAGCGTTGGATCAAACGGCGGTACTTCCGTCGAGATGATTCCCGCGACTGGCTCTTTCGGACGGATATGTCCAACCTGATGCATTTGGCCAAGATTCCTATGGTCAAACACGTAAAGGTTAGGTCCGACACCAACCCATACGACCCAAAGGACGAGGCCTACTTCGACGAGCGACTGACTCGGCGGATGCGGTCCACTCTGCAAGGACGCAGGAGGTTGCACTGGCTGTGGAACAGACAGGAGGGCATCTGCCCAATCTGCTCCGCCAAGATCACCAAGACCACAGGATGGAATGTTCATCATGTGGTGTGGAGGGTCTATGGTGGGTCCGACAAACTGTCCAACCTGCAGTTGCTCCACCCGACGTGTCATACGCAGTTGCACGCGCGTGGTGCGAAGGGATAG
- a CDS encoding ATP-dependent zinc protease family protein: protein MADLITLGWRERLALPQLGIGVLKAKLDTGARSSSLHVDTLEEFQRDGATWLRFTLHVGRRQLVDIRCEAPALDRRTVTDTGGRRTERWFIRSELQLAGQRFSVDINLTDRRHMLFPMLLGRSALDGRFAVDPARSYTQPRPLAVAMGLQ, encoded by the coding sequence ATGGCGGATCTGATCACCCTCGGCTGGCGGGAGCGGCTGGCGTTGCCGCAGCTGGGTATCGGCGTGCTCAAGGCCAAGCTCGATACCGGCGCGCGCAGCAGTTCGCTGCATGTGGACACCCTCGAAGAGTTCCAGCGCGACGGCGCGACCTGGCTGCGTTTCACCCTGCATGTCGGGCGGCGCCAGCTGGTCGACATCCGTTGCGAGGCGCCGGCGCTGGACCGCCGCACGGTCACCGACACCGGCGGCCGGCGTACCGAGCGCTGGTTCATCCGCAGTGAGCTGCAACTGGCCGGGCAGCGCTTCAGCGTCGACATCAACCTGACCGATCGCCGGCATATGCTGTTTCCGATGCTGCTGGGCCGCAGTGCGCTGGATGGGCGCTTTGCGGTGGACCCGGCGCGCTCCTATACCCAGCCGCGGCCACTGGCGGTGGCCATGGGCCTTCAATGA
- the rimK gene encoding 30S ribosomal protein S6--L-glutamate ligase: MKIAILSRNTRLYSTKRLVEAARVRGHVVRVFDPLRCYVRVAPGASSIRYKGKEVRDIDAVIPRIGTTSTFYGTAVLRQLEMMGVYTPNPSDAVLRARDKLRCLQILAAQGIDMPVTVFGDNPDDTDDVLALLGDPPHVIKLNEGSQGTGVVLAEKRAASQSVIEAFRGLYANFLVQEFVAEAKGSDLRCFVVGKKVVAAMQRDATPGDFRANLHRGGTAMAATLSVEEKRIAVRAAAALGLGIAGVDLLRSNRGPLLLEVNASPGLEGIEAATGVDVAGAIMDLLEAQAREVCAESRPRRKPVKA, translated from the coding sequence ATGAAGATCGCGATCCTGTCGCGCAACACCCGACTCTATTCGACCAAGCGCCTGGTCGAGGCCGCGCGCGTGCGCGGGCACGTGGTGCGCGTGTTCGATCCGTTGCGCTGCTACGTGCGCGTCGCGCCAGGTGCGTCGTCGATCCGCTACAAGGGCAAGGAAGTGCGCGACATCGACGCGGTGATCCCGCGCATCGGCACCACCAGCACGTTCTACGGCACCGCGGTGCTGCGCCAGCTGGAGATGATGGGCGTGTACACGCCGAACCCGTCCGACGCGGTGCTGCGCGCGCGCGACAAGCTGCGCTGCCTGCAGATCCTTGCCGCGCAGGGCATCGACATGCCGGTAACGGTGTTCGGCGACAACCCGGACGACACCGACGACGTGCTGGCCCTGCTCGGCGATCCGCCGCACGTGATCAAGCTCAACGAGGGCAGCCAGGGCACCGGCGTGGTGCTGGCCGAGAAGCGCGCCGCGTCGCAGAGCGTGATCGAGGCGTTCCGCGGGCTGTACGCGAACTTCCTGGTGCAGGAGTTCGTGGCCGAGGCGAAGGGCAGCGACCTGCGCTGTTTCGTGGTCGGCAAGAAGGTGGTGGCGGCGATGCAGCGCGACGCCACCCCCGGCGATTTCCGCGCGAACCTGCATCGCGGCGGTACCGCAATGGCGGCCACGCTGAGCGTCGAGGAGAAACGCATCGCCGTGCGTGCTGCTGCTGCGCTGGGGCTGGGCATTGCCGGAGTGGACCTGCTGCGCTCGAACCGCGGCCCGCTGCTGCTGGAAGTGAACGCCTCGCCGGGGCTGGAAGGCATCGAGGCAGCCACCGGCGTCGACGTGGCTGGCGCGATCATGGACCTGCTGGAAGCGCAGGCCCGCGAGGTGTGCGCCGAGTCCCGCCCGCGCCGCAAGCCTGTCAAGGCCTGA
- a CDS encoding response regulator transcription factor, which translates to MRVLVIEDNSDIATNIGDYLEDRGNVVDFAGDGVTGLHLAVVHDFDVIVLDLTLPGMDGLEVARKLRHEAHKQTPILMLTARDALEQKLTGFESGADDYMTKPFALQELAARLEVLARRGKGPQSRVLKVADLTFNLDTLTVNREGKSIQLNPIGLKLLQALMEASPSVVTRQDLEQRVWGEELPDSDSLRVHIHGLRAAIDKPFDKPLIHTRHGIGYRMVEPDAVQA; encoded by the coding sequence ATGCGCGTACTGGTGATCGAAGACAACAGCGATATCGCGACCAACATCGGCGATTATCTGGAAGACCGGGGCAACGTGGTCGATTTCGCGGGTGACGGCGTGACCGGCCTGCATCTGGCGGTGGTGCATGATTTCGACGTGATCGTGCTCGATCTCACCCTGCCCGGCATGGACGGCCTGGAAGTCGCGCGCAAGCTGCGCCACGAGGCGCACAAACAGACGCCGATCCTGATGCTGACCGCGCGCGACGCGCTGGAGCAGAAGCTGACCGGCTTCGAGTCCGGCGCCGACGACTACATGACCAAGCCGTTCGCGCTGCAGGAGCTGGCCGCGCGGCTGGAAGTGCTGGCGCGCCGCGGCAAGGGCCCGCAGAGCCGCGTGCTGAAGGTGGCTGACCTCACCTTCAACTTGGACACGCTCACGGTGAACCGCGAGGGCAAGTCGATCCAGCTGAACCCGATCGGCCTGAAGCTGCTGCAGGCGCTGATGGAAGCGAGCCCGTCGGTAGTCACCCGGCAGGACCTGGAACAGCGCGTGTGGGGCGAAGAACTACCGGACAGCGACTCGCTGCGCGTGCACATCCACGGCCTGCGTGCGGCGATCGACAAACCGTTCGACAAGCCGTTGATCCACACGCGGCACGGCATTGGCTATCGGATGGTCGAGCCGGATGCAGTCCAGGCGTAA
- a CDS encoding sensor histidine kinase translates to MQSRRKLRFRLIVSFALFGFGLSALFAVAALYVRAKVEDQLVVSALQHDVDQAVENKHLHPDLPLKSDLIDAWLWSDRTIYKAPLAWQNLTNGVYDMKDVDESGRPRHYKLAVSRKYGLIAFVIYDISREDLGKQQLILSLVGAVLLFSLLSLAIGLWLSRKVLKPVSELANRLRDFRKAGKAEPLAPHFADDEVGELAHALDEYSARLTAMVERDREFNSDVSHELRTPLAVIASTTELLQGSPDLTPKLAERLKRIERASRQATELIEALLLLSRAERRGPTRGETTEVGKVAADVIESQRPQMRGKPLTIDLAVNAPVNVNAPASVLSVALTNLVGNAIKYTLEGSVRVEVGDGRIEVIDTGPGIKPEDAERLFQRGVRGEGAGGSGAGLGLAIVRRLCELYGWDVSMRPRADANGAIASIRFS, encoded by the coding sequence ATGCAGTCCAGGCGTAAGCTTCGCTTTCGATTGATCGTCTCCTTCGCGCTGTTCGGCTTCGGCCTCAGCGCGCTGTTTGCCGTGGCCGCGCTGTACGTGCGCGCGAAGGTGGAAGACCAGCTGGTGGTGTCGGCGTTGCAGCACGACGTCGACCAGGCGGTCGAGAACAAGCACCTGCACCCCGACCTGCCGCTGAAATCCGACCTGATCGACGCCTGGCTGTGGAGCGACCGCACGATCTACAAGGCGCCGCTGGCCTGGCAGAACCTGACGAACGGCGTCTACGACATGAAGGACGTGGACGAGTCGGGTCGTCCACGCCATTACAAGCTGGCGGTCAGCCGCAAATACGGCCTGATCGCGTTCGTCATCTACGACATCAGCCGCGAGGACCTGGGCAAGCAGCAGCTGATCCTGTCGCTGGTCGGCGCCGTGTTGCTGTTCAGCCTGTTGTCGCTGGCGATCGGCTTGTGGCTGTCGCGCAAGGTCCTGAAGCCGGTCAGCGAGCTGGCCAACCGCTTGCGCGACTTCCGCAAGGCCGGCAAGGCCGAACCGCTGGCACCGCATTTCGCCGATGACGAGGTGGGCGAGCTGGCGCACGCGCTGGACGAATATTCAGCGCGGCTCACCGCGATGGTCGAGCGCGACCGCGAGTTCAACTCCGACGTCAGCCATGAGCTGCGCACGCCACTGGCGGTGATCGCCAGCACCACCGAATTGCTGCAGGGCTCGCCTGACCTCACGCCCAAACTCGCCGAACGCCTCAAGCGCATCGAGCGTGCCTCGCGCCAGGCCACCGAGCTGATCGAGGCCTTGCTGCTGCTGTCACGCGCCGAACGGCGTGGCCCGACCCGCGGCGAAACCACCGAGGTGGGCAAGGTCGCCGCCGACGTGATCGAGAGCCAGCGCCCGCAGATGCGTGGCAAGCCGCTGACCATCGACCTTGCCGTCAACGCGCCAGTCAACGTCAACGCGCCGGCCTCGGTGCTGTCGGTGGCGCTGACCAACCTGGTCGGCAACGCGATCAAGTACACGCTCGAAGGCAGCGTGCGCGTCGAAGTGGGCGACGGCCGCATCGAGGTGATCGACACCGGCCCCGGGATCAAGCCGGAAGACGCCGAGCGCCTGTTCCAGCGCGGCGTGCGCGGCGAAGGCGCTGGCGGCAGCGGCGCCGGCCTCGGCCTGGCGATCGTGCGCCGGCTGTGCGAACTCTACGGCTGGGACGTCTCGATGCGCCCGCGCGCCGATGCCAACGGTGCGATCGCCAGCATCAGGTTCAGCTGA
- a CDS encoding branched-chain amino acid transaminase — translation MAQQYPEWIWQNGSIKPWAEATTHVMSHALHYGSSVFEGIRSYATPDGAAIFRLTDHLNRLYQSAKIYDMALPYTADELAAACREVIKKNGLGASYLRPVAYRGLGGFGLSAETPIDMAVAAWPMGPYLGAEALQNGIDACVSSWQRFAPNTIPAGAKAGGNYLSGQLIAREARRLGFGEGIALASTGLLSEGAGENLFLVFDGVLHTPPASASLLTGITRNTLMTLAREDGIDVVERDIPREYLYLAEEVLMCGTAAEITPIRSVDGKQVGTGKAGRVTLRLQELFFGLFDGRTHDKWGWLEQV, via the coding sequence ATGGCCCAGCAATACCCCGAGTGGATCTGGCAGAACGGCAGCATCAAGCCCTGGGCCGAGGCGACCACCCACGTGATGTCGCACGCGCTGCACTACGGTTCGTCGGTGTTCGAGGGCATCCGCAGCTACGCCACGCCCGACGGCGCGGCGATCTTCCGCCTCACCGACCACCTGAACCGGCTGTACCAGTCGGCCAAGATCTACGACATGGCGCTGCCGTACACGGCCGACGAACTGGCCGCAGCCTGCCGCGAAGTGATCAAGAAGAACGGCCTGGGTGCTTCCTACCTGCGCCCGGTGGCGTATCGCGGACTGGGCGGCTTCGGTCTCTCCGCCGAGACCCCGATCGACATGGCCGTGGCCGCCTGGCCGATGGGCCCGTACCTCGGCGCCGAGGCGCTGCAGAACGGCATCGACGCCTGCGTGTCGAGCTGGCAGCGTTTCGCGCCGAACACCATCCCGGCCGGTGCCAAGGCCGGTGGCAACTACCTGTCCGGCCAGCTGATCGCGCGTGAAGCGCGCCGCCTGGGCTTCGGCGAGGGCATCGCGCTGGCCTCCACCGGCCTGCTCAGCGAAGGTGCCGGCGAGAACCTGTTCCTGGTCTTCGACGGCGTGCTGCACACCCCGCCGGCCAGCGCCTCGCTGCTCACCGGCATCACCCGCAACACGCTGATGACGCTGGCCCGCGAGGACGGCATCGACGTGGTCGAACGCGACATCCCGCGCGAATACCTGTACCTCGCCGAGGAAGTGCTGATGTGCGGCACCGCCGCCGAGATCACCCCGATCCGCTCGGTCGACGGCAAGCAGGTCGGCACCGGCAAGGCCGGCCGCGTGACCCTGCGCCTGCAGGAACTGTTCTTCGGCCTGTTCGACGGCCGCACCCACGACAAGTGGGGCTGGCTGGAGCAGGTGTGA
- a CDS encoding DUF4124 domain-containing protein translates to MHRSAILPCLILLACTAPAAAQTPIHRCIGASGGAVFTDQPCAALQATPVNPNAPSAQATSPAAPSPVLCAASPDELRRSVIAAFASRDANRMAGLMLWDGYGRGVVTADIRSLAELMKQPLLDVDLPDGAAPATASTGIPPITDTPPAPPSDGNQLVLHTAGNDGSGSPRELRFDLVHQAGCLWLRSAD, encoded by the coding sequence ATGCACCGGTCGGCCATCCTGCCCTGCCTGATTCTGCTTGCCTGTACCGCGCCCGCCGCGGCGCAGACGCCGATCCATCGCTGCATTGGCGCGAGCGGCGGCGCCGTGTTCACCGACCAGCCCTGCGCGGCGCTGCAAGCCACTCCGGTCAACCCGAACGCTCCGTCCGCGCAGGCCACGTCACCGGCAGCGCCGTCGCCCGTCCTGTGCGCCGCCAGTCCCGACGAACTGCGCCGCAGCGTGATCGCCGCCTTCGCCAGTCGCGATGCCAACCGCATGGCCGGCCTGATGCTGTGGGACGGCTATGGTCGCGGCGTGGTGACCGCGGACATCCGCTCGCTGGCCGAACTGATGAAACAGCCGCTGCTCGACGTGGACCTCCCGGACGGCGCCGCGCCGGCCACCGCCAGCACCGGCATCCCGCCGATCACGGACACCCCGCCCGCGCCGCCGTCGGACGGCAACCAGCTGGTGCTGCATACCGCCGGCAACGACGGCAGCGGCAGCCCGCGCGAACTGCGCTTCGACCTCGTGCACCAGGCCGGCTGCCTGTGGCTGCGCAGCGCGGATTGA
- the metF gene encoding methylenetetrahydrofolate reductase [NAD(P)H] has product MPSISFEFFPPKTDEQRAQLDRAAQVLKAHRPDYASVTFGAGGSTLSYTGDTVARLHAQHGLNVAPHLSCMGGTRAEIAALLDGYRAAGYRRIVALRGDMPSGMATAGDFRYAAELVAFIREHCGDHFHIEVAAYPETHPQADDALRDLQHFKAKIDAGANGAITQYFFNPDAYFRFVDDVRRLGVEVPIVPGIMPITNYSQLRRFSEMCGAEIPRWIAKRMQAHGDDADAVRALGAEVVAQLCRRLLDGGAPGLHFYTLNRARATQAVLQQLS; this is encoded by the coding sequence ATGCCGTCGATCAGCTTCGAATTCTTCCCGCCCAAGACCGACGAGCAGCGTGCGCAGCTGGACCGGGCGGCGCAGGTGCTGAAGGCGCACCGGCCGGACTACGCCTCGGTCACGTTCGGCGCCGGCGGCTCCACGCTCAGCTATACCGGCGATACCGTGGCGCGACTGCATGCGCAGCATGGGCTCAACGTGGCGCCGCACCTGTCGTGCATGGGCGGCACCCGGGCCGAGATCGCCGCGCTGCTGGACGGCTATCGCGCGGCAGGCTACCGGCGCATCGTGGCACTGCGTGGCGACATGCCTTCGGGCATGGCCACCGCGGGCGACTTCCGCTACGCCGCCGAGTTGGTGGCATTCATCCGCGAGCACTGCGGCGACCACTTCCACATCGAGGTGGCGGCGTACCCGGAAACCCATCCGCAGGCCGACGACGCGCTGCGCGACCTGCAGCATTTCAAGGCGAAGATCGACGCCGGCGCGAACGGCGCGATCACCCAGTACTTCTTCAACCCCGATGCGTATTTCCGCTTCGTCGACGACGTGCGCCGGCTGGGCGTCGAGGTGCCGATCGTGCCGGGGATCATGCCGATCACGAACTACAGCCAGCTGCGGCGCTTCTCCGAGATGTGCGGCGCGGAGATCCCGCGCTGGATCGCCAAGCGCATGCAGGCCCACGGCGACGACGCCGACGCGGTGCGCGCGCTTGGCGCCGAAGTGGTGGCGCAACTGTGTCGGCGCCTGCTCGACGGCGGCGCACCCGGGCTGCACTTCTATACGCTGAACCGGGCCCGTGCCACGCAGGCGGTACTGCAGCAACTTTCCTGA